From one Dama dama isolate Ldn47 chromosome 4, ASM3311817v1, whole genome shotgun sequence genomic stretch:
- the LOC133054957 gene encoding uncharacterized protein LOC133054957: MLPLSTIGGQEPEEVQTKPPEKGVLLSVKADVPRKKSKRMKGTVSFRVLPFCPVVPWTSSEPALPGPPGPAVSKPALSSPDVEPEPGSGGSTCGAMMLPLSTIEGQETEEVQTRPPEKGALLSENPDEPRKKPRGVKGRLSFNVLPFCPMPSVCFTYYVEPDDPESEPQVPSDASKSDPNCTFVPLPVLEFREVKVCECPLCCLSFVTAS; encoded by the exons ATGCTGCCTCTGAGCACCATTGGGGGCCAGGAACCCGAGGAGGTGCAGACCAAGCCGCCGGAGAAAGGAG tCTTGCTTTCTGTGAAGGCTGATGTTCCGCGAAAGAAGTCCAAGAGAATGAAGGGAACCGTGTCCTTCAGAGTCCTGCCGTTCTGCCCCGTG GTCCCCTGGACTTCTTCGGAGCCAGCCCTGCCCGGGCCCCCAGGACCAGCGGTGAGCAAGCCGGCGCTCTCCAGCCCAGACGTCGAGCCCGAGCCCGGGTCCGGAG GGAGCACCTGTGGGGCCATGATGCTGCCTCTGAGCACCATCGAGGGCCAGGAGACCGAGGAGGTGCAGACCAGGCCTCCGGAGAAAGGAG ccctgcTTTCTGAGAACCCTGATGAGCCTCGAAAGAAGCCCAGAGGAGTGAAGGGAAGACTGTCTTTCAATGTCCTGCCGTTCTGTCCCATG ccGAGCGTCTGCTTCACCTATTACGTGGAGCCTGATGACCCTGAGTCTGAGCCCCAGGTTCCTTCTGACGCTTCGAAGTCGGACCCGAATTGCACCTTTGTCCCTCTGCCTGTGCTGGAGTTCCGCGAGGTCAAGGTGTGCGAGTGTCCCCTCTGCTGCCTCAGCTTCGTCACTGCTTCCTAA